In the genome of Hymenobacter cellulosivorans, one region contains:
- a CDS encoding TVP38/TMEM64 family protein has translation MPASSASHRSRLPLYLAGGLLLALAACYFLWPAFQTTAKEAYTVLKSGEQAQVSAWIKQFGYWGPVVIVAAMVLQMFLVVVNVVLLILVAILAYGPWWGSLLALVGCVVASSVGYWLGHSAGETFISRLIGEKNEKKMVEEVQRYGTWAVVIARLSPALSDDAVSFVAGVARLGYVRFILATVAGVAPLIALLAWLGENSERLKSGLLWVSVVSVVLFVAYVWWDKRRGKNQPEPALAEKN, from the coding sequence ATGCCCGCCTCTTCCGCTTCCCACCGCAGCCGACTACCGCTTTACCTGGCCGGGGGCCTGCTCCTGGCGCTGGCGGCCTGCTACTTTCTCTGGCCCGCCTTCCAAACCACGGCCAAGGAAGCCTACACGGTGCTCAAAAGCGGGGAGCAGGCCCAGGTTTCGGCCTGGATCAAGCAGTTTGGCTACTGGGGCCCGGTGGTAATTGTGGCGGCCATGGTGCTGCAAATGTTTCTGGTGGTCGTCAACGTGGTGCTGCTGATTCTGGTGGCTATTCTGGCCTACGGGCCCTGGTGGGGCTCCTTGCTGGCCCTGGTGGGCTGCGTGGTGGCCTCGTCGGTGGGCTACTGGCTGGGCCACTCGGCCGGCGAAACGTTTATCAGCCGCCTAATTGGGGAGAAAAACGAGAAAAAGATGGTGGAGGAAGTACAGCGCTACGGCACCTGGGCCGTGGTTATTGCCCGCCTCTCCCCGGCCCTCTCCGACGACGCGGTAAGCTTCGTGGCCGGCGTGGCGCGCCTGGGTTACGTGCGCTTTATCCTGGCCACGGTGGCCGGCGTGGCCCCGCTGATTGCCCTGCTGGCCTGGCTGGGCGAAAACAGTGAGCGGCTCAAAAGCGGCCTGCTTTGGGTGTCGGTTGTTAGCGTGGTGCTGTTTGTAGCCTACGTGTGGTGGGACAAGCGCCGGGGCAAAAACCAGCCTGAGCCAGCGTTGGCCGAGAAAAACTGA
- a CDS encoding glycoside hydrolase family 15 protein translates to MSKHTYDMGLVGNCAYLALINKDTAVSWLCWPRFDSSFVFGPLLDTRKGGEFSIKPAEDADYRTRQYYLENTNVLCTEIENAEGRYRVTDFAPRFTQYDRNYKPLMFIRKLEPLAGVPRVKVVCNPVAEYGEQQLTRRRSSNHIAFLGMEEEMRLTTDIPLTYILDGEGFVLTETRYLVLTYGAPLEASLHSTAEEFLRKTVQYWRHWVKSTSISNFYQTQVIRSALALKLHQYEDTGAIIAATTTSLPEAPGSTRNWDYRFCWMRDTYYILTAFNNIGHFEEMEKYFHYIANISTKVRDKYQPLYSISGAAKLVEKELPLEGYLGNQPVRIGNDAYTHIQNDVYGQVLVALLPLYVDRRFVGAERADSERMMYEALRLIKETMDMPDAGLWEFRHIAQHHCYTFLFHWAGAHAARKVARYLGNRDIEDMAEQLAHTAAQKIEECYDAERGVYTNAIGSPHLDASGLQLILMGYLDPNSDRAKNHLRELEKELKTPEGLFYRYRHPDDFGTPETTFLICSFWYVEALACVGRLDDAAREFEKLLGYTNHLGLLSEDVDARTGSQWGNFPQAYSHVGMVNAAYRISKKLDRPNFL, encoded by the coding sequence ATGAGCAAACATACCTACGACATGGGCCTGGTGGGCAACTGCGCCTACCTCGCCCTGATAAACAAAGACACCGCCGTATCGTGGCTCTGCTGGCCCCGCTTCGACAGCAGCTTCGTGTTTGGCCCCCTGCTCGACACCCGCAAGGGCGGCGAGTTCAGCATCAAGCCTGCCGAAGACGCCGACTACCGCACCCGGCAGTACTACCTGGAAAATACCAACGTACTGTGCACGGAAATTGAAAACGCCGAGGGCCGCTACCGCGTCACCGACTTTGCCCCGCGCTTCACTCAGTACGACCGGAACTACAAGCCCCTGATGTTTATCCGCAAGCTGGAGCCCTTGGCCGGCGTGCCCCGGGTGAAAGTGGTGTGCAACCCCGTGGCCGAGTACGGCGAGCAGCAACTCACCCGCCGCCGCAGCTCCAACCATATTGCCTTCCTGGGCATGGAAGAGGAAATGCGCCTGACCACCGACATTCCCCTGACCTACATCCTCGACGGGGAGGGCTTCGTGCTGACCGAAACCCGCTACCTGGTGCTGACGTACGGTGCCCCGCTGGAAGCTTCGCTGCACAGCACGGCCGAGGAGTTTTTGCGCAAAACCGTGCAGTACTGGCGCCACTGGGTGAAAAGCACCAGCATCAGCAACTTCTACCAAACCCAGGTTATCCGCTCGGCCCTGGCCCTGAAGCTGCACCAGTACGAAGATACCGGCGCCATCATTGCCGCTACCACTACGAGTTTGCCCGAAGCGCCCGGCAGCACCCGCAACTGGGACTACCGCTTCTGCTGGATGCGCGACACGTACTACATCCTGACGGCCTTCAACAACATCGGGCACTTCGAGGAGATGGAGAAGTACTTCCACTACATTGCCAATATCTCGACCAAGGTGCGCGATAAGTACCAGCCGCTTTATAGCATCAGCGGGGCCGCTAAGCTGGTAGAAAAGGAGCTGCCGCTGGAAGGCTACCTCGGCAACCAGCCCGTGCGCATCGGCAACGACGCCTACACCCACATTCAGAACGACGTGTACGGGCAGGTGCTGGTGGCTTTGCTGCCGCTGTATGTGGACCGCCGCTTCGTGGGGGCCGAGCGGGCCGACTCCGAGCGGATGATGTACGAGGCCCTGCGCCTGATCAAGGAAACCATGGACATGCCCGACGCCGGCCTCTGGGAGTTCCGCCACATTGCCCAGCACCACTGCTATACGTTTCTGTTTCACTGGGCCGGGGCCCACGCCGCCCGCAAAGTGGCCCGCTACCTCGGCAACCGCGACATTGAGGACATGGCTGAGCAATTGGCGCATACCGCGGCTCAGAAAATCGAGGAGTGCTACGATGCCGAGCGGGGCGTGTATACCAACGCCATTGGCTCGCCCCACCTCGACGCCAGCGGCCTGCAGCTCATCCTGATGGGCTACCTCGACCCGAATTCCGACCGGGCCAAAAACCACCTGCGGGAGCTGGAAAAGGAGCTCAAAACGCCCGAGGGCCTGTTTTACCGCTACCGCCACCCCGACGATTTCGGCACGCCCGAAACTACCTTCCTCATCTGCTCCTTCTGGTACGTGGAGGCCCTGGCCTGCGTCGGCCGCCTCGACGATGCCGCCCGGGAGTTTGAGAAGCTGCTGGGCTACACCAACCACCTGGGCCTGCTCAGCGAAGACGTAGACGCGCGCACCGGCTCGCAGTGGGGCAACTTCCCCCAGGCCTACAGCCACGTGGGCATGGTCAATGCTGCCTACCGCATTTCCAAAAAGCTCGACCGGCCTAATTTTCTGTAA
- a CDS encoding PAS domain S-box protein, with protein sequence MNTPHSQSAASVHAALQELRERAEKRKSLVTQSLSEGLPADVQRLVQDLQVHQLELEVQYEELLLAQAELETMRAQYVDLYDFAPVGYFSLDPLGVITQLNLKGSQQLSSVRQRLIGRRFTWFVDPEYRAAFQQFLVRVQASEQRQTLELILRREDGTVFYALLEGLAVAREPEAQPTHCRVVVIDITRQHEAKKALEASEARFRRLFEHSSDAVVLLQDNYYLDCNAAAMHLLAALDREEVVGHHITDFFPERQPDGTPSLQLINTVVKEAMRQGSAKMELLMQRITGEEVWVEAVITLFALQNKAPLLHVAWRDVTAARAARAELLRQKEFSESLLDNSVDGILAFDQELRITAWNRVQEAFSGRSEAQVLGQGVLELFPEYAGGEQEEGMRQVLQGRRMMRQDMPFHSSQGYFESYFVPLASPEGRISGALVHIRDVTERVRLAEEATALKLRQQQEVLAAILTTQEEERKRIAEALHNGVGQLLYAAKLNLENRSGTTQNRAAALSLIDEGIKATRSISHELTPGILEDFGLKIALEELTKRIPKQQLHVHLHLDGLEQPRPRLYDVAAYRIVQELLTNIIKHAQAHEAYLYVVHEDGNLHITAEDDGIGFTQLAADTGKQAKGIGLAGIRNRLDLLGGTIFVDSRPGKGSIITIEIRVK encoded by the coding sequence GGGCCGAAAAGCGCAAAAGTCTGGTCACCCAGAGCCTGAGCGAGGGGCTGCCCGCGGACGTGCAGCGCCTGGTGCAGGACTTGCAGGTGCACCAGCTTGAGCTGGAAGTGCAGTACGAGGAGCTGCTGCTGGCCCAGGCCGAGCTCGAAACCATGCGCGCTCAGTACGTGGACCTCTACGACTTCGCGCCGGTGGGCTACTTTAGTCTCGACCCGCTGGGCGTTATCACTCAGCTGAACCTGAAGGGCAGCCAGCAGCTGAGCTCGGTGCGCCAGCGCCTGATCGGGCGGCGCTTCACCTGGTTTGTCGACCCGGAGTACCGCGCCGCGTTTCAGCAGTTTCTGGTTCGGGTGCAGGCCAGCGAGCAGCGTCAGACGCTGGAGCTGATATTGCGGCGGGAAGACGGTACCGTATTTTATGCCCTGCTCGAAGGCCTGGCCGTGGCCCGGGAACCCGAGGCGCAGCCTACCCACTGCCGCGTGGTCGTTATCGACATTACCCGGCAGCACGAAGCCAAAAAGGCTCTGGAAGCCAGCGAAGCCCGGTTTCGGCGGCTCTTTGAGCACAGCTCCGACGCGGTGGTGCTGCTCCAGGACAACTACTACCTCGACTGCAACGCGGCGGCCATGCACCTGCTCGCCGCCCTGGACCGGGAGGAAGTAGTAGGCCACCACATCACCGATTTTTTTCCGGAACGGCAGCCCGACGGTACCCCCAGCCTGCAGCTCATCAACACGGTGGTGAAGGAAGCCATGCGGCAGGGCTCGGCCAAAATGGAGCTGCTCATGCAGCGCATCACCGGCGAGGAAGTGTGGGTAGAGGCCGTCATCACGCTGTTTGCCCTCCAGAATAAGGCGCCCTTGCTGCACGTGGCCTGGCGCGACGTGACGGCCGCCCGGGCCGCCCGCGCCGAGCTGCTGCGCCAGAAGGAATTCTCGGAAAGCCTGCTCGACAACAGCGTGGACGGCATTCTGGCCTTCGACCAGGAGCTGCGCATCACGGCCTGGAACCGGGTGCAGGAAGCGTTTTCGGGCCGCTCCGAAGCCCAGGTGCTGGGGCAGGGCGTGCTGGAGCTTTTCCCCGAATACGCCGGCGGCGAGCAGGAAGAAGGAATGCGCCAGGTGCTGCAGGGCCGGCGCATGATGCGCCAGGACATGCCGTTTCATTCCAGCCAGGGTTATTTCGAGTCGTACTTCGTGCCTTTGGCCTCGCCCGAGGGCCGCATCAGCGGGGCCCTGGTCCACATCCGCGACGTGACCGAGCGGGTGCGCCTGGCCGAGGAGGCCACGGCCCTGAAGCTGCGCCAGCAGCAGGAAGTGCTGGCCGCCATCCTCACGACCCAAGAGGAGGAGCGTAAGCGCATTGCCGAGGCCCTGCACAACGGCGTAGGCCAGTTGCTGTACGCAGCCAAACTCAACCTGGAAAACCGCTCGGGCACCACTCAGAACCGCGCCGCCGCCCTGAGTTTGATTGACGAGGGCATCAAGGCCACCCGCTCCATCTCGCACGAGCTGACGCCGGGCATCCTGGAAGACTTCGGACTGAAAATAGCCCTGGAGGAGCTCACCAAGCGCATTCCCAAGCAGCAGCTGCACGTGCACCTGCACTTAGACGGCCTAGAGCAGCCCCGGCCCCGCCTCTACGACGTGGCTGCCTACCGCATCGTGCAGGAACTGCTGACCAACATCATCAAGCACGCCCAGGCCCACGAAGCCTACCTGTACGTGGTGCACGAAGACGGCAATCTGCACATTACGGCCGAGGACGACGGCATCGGCTTCACCCAGTTGGCGGCCGACACGGGCAAGCAGGCCAAGGGTATCGGCCTAGCCGGCATCCGCAACCGCCTCGACCTGCTCGGCGGCACCATCTTCGTCGATTCCCGCCCCGGCAAAGGCTCCATCATCACCATTGAAATTAGGGTGAAGTAG